The Tursiops truncatus isolate mTurTru1 chromosome 16, mTurTru1.mat.Y, whole genome shotgun sequence genome contains the following window.
AAACAAGCTAAATGACACAAAAACAATCTATTTCTAAATTTGGTTGGCTTATATACTACATATGTTTTAGGTATGGCATGTGGTGTTTTAAAAGTCTCCAAAGGGGCACCTCTTTTTCATATCCTCGCTTTGCAGGTGAGGACACAGCTGCCCCGAGAGACTGAGACAAGCCTAAGATGACGCAGAGAGCTAGGAGCTCAGATGCTGCTAGAATCCAGGTATCTAACAACCCAACTTGTGCTCCTGCCATTGAATGGCCCAGCCATTCTCAGGCGAGGCCAGAACTGATCTCCCAGCTTCTGAGGAGCCTGTCCCCTTGAGTGAGGCATTCGTAGCCATCCTGGACGGAGGCACTGCTCCCGTACCTGCACCAGGTCCATGCCCACGAACCACAGGAAGTTCCGGTGGCGGGCCAGCTGCCGAAGGTACTGGCCCAAGGTGATGCTGCCCGTCTCCTCGCCGCCAAGAAGCAGCTCTTCTTCTTCACACAGGCTACGGGGCAGAGGGGAGTCAAGAACGGCCTAGGCTGGGCCAGAGCCATCCCCCACCGGGCAGCCACCCACCAGCCAGGGGCCCCAGCATGGCAGTCATACCCAGCAGAGTGTTGGCGGGACCCTGGAGAGCCAGAGCTGGCCACTCACCCGCCATCCACAGCCAGGGTTGGGCACCCCGGTTCCCTGCTGGCCGCCTCCACCCGCCATCTCAGCAGCCGTGTGGCCCCCACAAAGCCCAGCCCAGACCCAGCGGCCAGTGCCAGGCAGAAGGCGCGGAAGGAAGAGAAGTCTTCTTTGTTCCAGAAGGCGTAGGAGGCAAAGACAGACAGGGAGCCAGCCGCACTGAAGAGGGAGCAGTAGAAGTTGAGGTGGGTGCGGTCGTGGGCTGAGAGGGCCAGGTCAGCCAGCAAGGCATGATGGTGCAGGTCCACGAGCGTCAGGAAGCCATCATAGAGGCACAGGCACAGCAAGAACTGCAGGCCAGCTGGGGCCCACGGCACCCAGAACGCCAGGAACGACAGCGCCAGCAGCGGCCCATGCCAGCCCAGCGCCCGCACCCGTGCCAGCACCACGGCCCTCGAGGAGAGCCTCGCGCCTGACCTGCCAGGGAGAGGGGTGCTGTTGGGAGATGCCCCTACAGCCTCGGCAGGCCCCAGTTCCCCCTGCCCGGGGCCCAGAGGGGGGAACAACAGAGGCCCAGAGCATGGGACTCACACCAGGGTGGTCCCACTGAGCCCTGAGTTCAACCCCTGATTTAGGAAGCACAACTCACCAGTGGGTACACTCTCCCCTCTGCTCTCTTACCAGCCTGCCAGGGCTGATGGCCAAAGGGTGGTGGGATACCCATTTCTCAAGCTTGGGGGCAGTGATGGGCCCAAGCAGGGATGGGCTAAAGAAATGTGCCAGAAGCAGCAGAGTGTTTGCTGCACGGAGCCCCGTCCTGAGGGCCTGGTAAGCCAAGCGGGGGTAAATTTCTCCCCGAGCTGAGCAAGGCAGCAGCCAGCCAAGGCCACTTCTTCAAACTGGACAGAGTCTGCCTGACCTTGGGAAaggaggaagcctgcacaacagCTGGAAATGGtctccctttcttccccaccCCAAACACAGGCAGGGGTCCTCCAGCTCTGGGGGCGGGGGTAGGTGGGACAGAACCAGTTCTGAGCCATCCTCGGGAAACAAaccggggctgggagctgaggaacTGACGGTCACTCAGCCAGCCGAACAGGGGGTCATTGAGGCTGTTCCAGAGGAGAAACACCGTCTGTGGGCAGAGGGGAAACGGGCAGGTGGGCTCCAGGCAGTCTCCTCTCCGGGGCTTTCTCCATCCCAGCCTGCTCGCCACCTCTCAGAGATGACCCCAGCTTTCCTTCCTGCAAACCTTTGCTCAGGTCAGTCCCTCTGTTATAACCCATAGCGACTGTCCCATCAAACTCCCACCCATCGAGGTCCCAGCTgataaatatatgtgaatatattctCAATGTGCAtacatagaacagtgcctggctcacaaGACAGAGGCCAGGAGAGCTGGCGTAATCCTCACTGAGGAGTCATCAAGGCCTCCAGCTCCAGCTTTCCTTGCTGAATCTCGGTGGGCAACTCGGCTTGCCCCAAGCTCCTGGCTGGGCAGGATCCAGCCCTGCCATCTGCCTGGCTCCCACCCTGGCTAGCTGCCCCAGCTCTGGCCTACCTCTCCGACCCAGAAGGCAGCTTTGTTGATCTTGTACACTGAGACAAAGGTGTCCACGTAGTAAAGCAGGAACACGTTGTGCAGGACAGAGATGAAGAGGGCCAGGGAGCCATAGACCATGGCCGTgggcaggcccagcagccaggcccagggcccaCCCAGCCCCATGGCGGccagcccagcctcagccccaggaGTACTGAGGAGCGCTCATGGCCACGGGCAGTCTGGCCATCCTTGTCCCTGGGGAAGAAGAAGCCAGTTAGCTGCAGGGATCAGAGCCAGCTGATCTAACCCCAGACCTCTGAGTCATCTCACTGGGAGAAAGTCTGTACGTAAAACAAAACTGGGGAATCGTCAATGATGTCCAGCTAAAACAATGCTGGACTAGATACCACTACTGGAGAGTAACCCAAGGAAACTGATAAAGGCGTGGGAAGAGAAGGCAGCCAGCCAGCAAGTGCTGAGCCAGGTCGCGTGCTAGTGCTCAGTATCTTCTTTCATCCATACTTTACTCAACCTTAATGGTCCAGACATGACAACCCTGGGCTTGGGCACACACTGTGCCTACAGTGGCACCTCGGGCAAGCTACTTAaccccagcctcagttttctcttctgtaaaaaggAAAAGTGGATGATCATGGCTACTCAGAGGaatgtaaggattaaatgaggtaactcacagaaagtgctcaataaatggacgTTAGTGATCTCATTATCATCTTTATAAAATCCCTACAAAGTTTACAGCACTATTACAGTATTATAGGAGAGCAACCCcaagctcagagatgttaagtgatttgcccagtgTCGCACAGCAAAAAAGTAGCAGATTTGAACCCTGacctgtctggctccaaagcctttTCTGCCACTTGACCTCCCAAATTGGGTTCCTATGGACTGCTGGGTAGAATGGAGAAACCTGCTGTGATGGCAGTTTCCATAGGGATATACAAGTTATAAGATATGATAAGAGTCCACAACTGCTCACGCACTTTGATTCCGGAAATTCCACCTCAAGGAACTAACCCCAAGGGAACAAGTACAGAGCTGTTCATGGCAGCAACATTTATAAACAGCCAAAAGCTGGACACAGCCCAGGAACACAACAAAGGGACTGGCTCAACAAGCCCGATGCTCTCCAGAAAGGCCAAGTACGTGGGCAACCTCAACACAGGGGAGAGAAACTCAAGAACATGTTACATGAAAAgagagaacagggcttccctggtggcacagtggttgggagtctgcctgccaatgcaggggacgcgggttcgtgccccggtccaggaagatcccacatgctgcggagcggctgggcccgtaagccatggccgctgggcctgcgcgtccggagcctgtgctccgcaacgggaagaagccacaacagtgagaggcccgtgtaccgcaaaaaaaaaaaaaaaaaaaagagagagagagagaacaaaggacAGCACGAGTGCCTGCTCCCAACCAGGCCGACTCGTGTACAGAGACCAGCAGGCTAGACTGACCATggatggaaaagcaaataaaagtcaGATTTTTATTAAAGCAGCGCTTCTCATACTGTAATGTGCTTCCAAGTCACCAGGGgactttgttaaaatgcagattttgccTCCATAGGCGTGGGGAAGAatctgagattctgcattcctaacaggctccca
Protein-coding sequences here:
- the MFSD13A gene encoding transmembrane protein 180 isoform X6, with protein sequence MGLGGPWAWLLGLPTAMVYGSLALFISVLHNVFLLYYVDTFVSVYKINKAAFWVGETVFLLWNSLNDPLFGWLSDRQFLSSQPRSGARLSSRAVVLARVRALGWHGPLLALSFLAFWVPWAPAGLQFLLCLCLYDGFLTLVDLHHHALLADLALSAHDRTHLNFYCSLFSAAGSLSVFASYAFWNKEDFSSFRAFCLALAAGSGLGFVGATRLLRWRVEAASREPGCPTLAVDGGLCEEEELLLGGEETGSITLGQYLRQLARHRNFLWFVGMDLVQVFHCHFNSNFFPLFLEHLLSDHISLSTGSFLLGISYVAPHLNNLYFLPLCRRWGVYAVVRGLFLLKLGLSLLMLCAGPDRPGLLCLFIASNRVFTEGTCKLLTLVVTDLVDEDLVLNHRKQAASALLFGMVALVTKPGQTFAPLLGTWLLCFYTGHDLFQQPALTPVGSAQPWPEPPAPPPPQAPTLRQGCFYLLVLVPLTCALLQLFTWSQFTLYGRRLHAVKAQRQNLSRAQTLDIKMV
- the MFSD13A gene encoding transmembrane protein 180 isoform X5, with the protein product MGLGGPWAWLLGLPTAMVYGSLALFISVLHNVFLLYYVDTFVSVYKINKAAFWVGETVFLLWNSLNDPLFGWLSDRQFLSSQPRSGARLSSRAVVLARVRALGWHGPLLALSFLAFWVPWAPAGLQFLLCLCLYDGFLTLVDLHHHALLADLALSAHDRTHLNFYCSLFSAAGSLSVFASYAFWNKEDFSSFRAFCLALAAGSGLGFVGATRLLRWRVEAASREPGCPTLAVDGGLCEEEELLLGGEETGSITLGQYLRQLARHRNFLWFVGMDLVQAPDAQAQRPWLTGLAALRHVGSSRTGARTRVPCIGRRTPNNCATREALVSGFVLVFHCHFNSNFFPLFLEHLLSDHISLSTGSFLLGISYVAPHLNNLYFLPLCRRWGVYAVVRGLFLLKLGLSLLMLCAGPDRPGLLCLFIARYALPSFVPTPLSHPFIFVCSLSAGSNRVFTEGTCKLLTLVVTDLVDEDLVLNHRKQAASALLFGMVALVTKPGQTFAPLLGTWLLCFYTGDPGSSPGPGRSHMPRSN
- the MFSD13A gene encoding transmembrane protein 180 isoform X3 — its product is MGLGGPWAWLLGLPTAMVYGSLALFISVLHNVFLLYYVDTFVSVYKINKAAFWVGETVFLLWNSLNDPLFGWLSDRQFLSSQPRSGARLSSRAVVLARVRALGWHGPLLALSFLAFWVPWAPAGLQFLLCLCLYDGFLTLVDLHHHALLADLALSAHDRTHLNFYCSLFSAAGSLSVFASYAFWNKEDFSSFRAFCLALAAGSGLGFVGATRLLRWRVEAASREPGCPTLAVDGGLCEEEELLLGGEETGSITLGQYLRQLARHRNFLWFVGMDLVQVFHCHFNSNFFPLFLEHLLSDHISLSTGSFLLGISYVAPHLNNLYFLPLCRRWGVYAVVRGLFLLKLGLSLLMLCAGPDRPGLLCLFIARYALPSFVPTPLSHPFIFVCSLSAGSNRVFTEGTCKLLTLVVTDLVDEDLVLNHRKQAASALLFGMVALVTKPGQTFAPLLGTWLLCFYTGHDLFQQPALTPVGSAQPWPEPPAPPPPQAPTLRQGCFYLLVLVPLTCALLQLFTWSQFTLYGRRLHAVKAQRQNLSRAQTLDIKMV